Genomic segment of Populus nigra chromosome 6, ddPopNigr1.1, whole genome shotgun sequence:
tgattataataatataattataaggAAAGTTAAAAGACATGGGAAAAATTACAGTACTTTCTTCACGTCTTTTAGAGCATTACTTGATAATGCATAAAGCACTAGAAGCTTATTGGTGAAGGAAAAGTCTAATCTatagacttgaaaaaaaaaaagctatgaaACGAGAACTAGAAATCACTTCATGATTTTTATCGTTATATGGTCTGAACAAAGACTATATCAGTactttttttcagaattttttaaaatgaattctgCATTCTTTAGCTTTGCAATTCAAACCAAACACTCATCTTAAGTTCAAGAAGATTTAGATGAACATGCACGCATGACGGGGAAATTGCTTCGATTTAGCAATTGCAcgggaaaataataaaaaaccatgcaaggtaacatataaaaaatgtatttcatTATttcagatatatatattttgaatccaCCTGGGGACACGAACTTTCATGGCTTAAGCAATTGAGTGTTCTCTATCCTCGTGTGGTTGGTTTGAGACTGTGTAAACAGCAAGTAGTTGCACTTCAAAGACAGACAGACAGATATGTATTGGAAACTAGTACGATTAATTTTGAGGCTAAAATTAAACTTGTTAAGAATCATTAATCATGGATTCATCGAAATATATATTGGAAACATCGAAATTAATATTCtctctcaaaaaaaataatacaaaaaatcaaCATTCCCATGCTTTGAATTTAGACCTGGGAATCAAGTAATCTTTGTTGAAAATGAAAGTCCCAACAGTGTAATAAAAGCCCGTTACTATTTATTAAATGTTAGCCAGGGAGTGTTTTCAAAAGTTGCAACCTAATtcaatgtatatatatacacccaAGTAACCCAACCACAAGCACCCCACTACAACATCATCTTAATCCTAATCTCAATCTTGTACATCATCAAAACTCACCACATTAAGGTTAAGATGGCTGAAGGAAAGAGCACAGACAGTAGCCTGAAGCTCAAGTCAGTAAACAACGATGATGACAGTAAGGACAACGAAGAAGATAAGGGAGATTTGCCTGATGATCTTTCACTGGAAAAACTAAGCCTTGAAGTTCCGAAAAAGAAACTCCTCGTCCTTTGCCTTGGCGGGCTGCTATGTCACAGGGTCTGCATTAGACGCGGTTCCGGTAACGTTCAGACAAACCGCCGTCCTGATGCCGCGTATGGAAGCTTTAAAGGTGAATGTTTTAATCAATCTgcagagttttttctttttttgttcttactAGGTATATTCTCTTCTGATCAGTTTACAAGAGGCCATTCTGCGATGATTTTGTGAAATTCTGCTTCGAAAGATTCGAGGTTGGAATCTGGTCTTCTGCTAGAGAGTGAGTAAAAACCTATCTACTTTTCAGTAACCTTTTATGTTGGATGATGTCCTGTCCTAACCATGTTTCTTCCTGCCGTCTGAAACAGATGGTACATGAATGATGCTCTTGATGGTGTTATGAGAGGTTTCAGGTCCAAGCTGTTATTTGCTTGGGTAAGTATGGGTTACCTTTCTTGCTTTATCTTACAATCTTTTTTCAGGGATCATTCCTGTCTTATTAATGATGTCCTTTTTCAGGACCAAGACAGATGTACTGATTCAGGGTTCAAAACCTTGGAGAACAAGAAGAAGCCCATCTTTCTTAAGCAATTTAAGGAGCTCTCTGCTCTTTCATGGTGCAAGGGGCAAGATACTTCTTTGAACACTTTGCTGATTGATAATGA
This window contains:
- the LOC133696859 gene encoding uncharacterized protein LOC133696859 translates to MAEGKSTDSSLKLKSVNNDDDSKDNEEDKGDLPDDLSLEKLSLEVPKKKLLVLCLGGLLCHRVCIRRGSGNVQTNRRPDAAYGSFKVYKRPFCDDFVKFCFERFEVGIWSSAREWYMNDALDGVMRGFRSKLLFAWDQDRCTDSGFKTLENKKKPIFLKQFKELSALSWCKGQDTSLNTLLIDNDPYKSLLNPSHTAIFPDEYTVDCATDSALGPEGDLRVFLEGLADAKDVPSYVKDHPFGKPAITPLHPDWDFYSKIVRRHSKEPIVN